The Drosophila virilis strain 15010-1051.87 unplaced genomic scaffold, Dvir_AGI_RSII-ME tig00000029, whole genome shotgun sequence genome contains a region encoding:
- the LOC116651552 gene encoding cuticular protein 47Eg-like has protein sequence MKFIIALACLVALACANENANVLKREQEVNVNDFKFAYELDNSVKVAQEGKLKGEDIWEVKGDQGWTSPEGEQVSLQYVADENGYQVLSANPALPTPPPIPEAIQRALEWIAAHPKAMNKTKLRFVNNKSINMLKKKKQTNNNLSIASSKI, from the exons ATGAAGTTCATT ATCGCCCTCGCCTGCCTGGTGGCATTGGCCTGCGCCAATGAGAATGCTAATGTGTTAAAGAGAGAACAGGAGGTCAACGTTAACGACTTCAAATTTGCCTATGAGTTGGACAATTCAGTGAAAGTAGCGCAAGAAGGTAAACTGAAGGGAGAGGATATATGGGAGGTGAAGGGTGACCAGGGTTGGACGTCTCCTGAGGGAGAACAAGTTAGTCTCCAATACGTGGCTGACGAAAACGGCTACCAAGTTCTTTCTGCCAATCCCGCTCTGCCAACCCCACCACCAATCCCAGAGGCAATCCAAAGGGCACTCGAATGGATCGCAGCTCATCCAAAAGCGATGAATAAAACTAAGCTACGTTTTGTTAACAATAAAagcataaatatgttaaaaaaaaaaaaacaaacaaacaacaacctTTCGATTGCGAGTtcaaaaatatga
- the LOC116651242 gene encoding WD repeat-containing protein 48 homolog: MLTHKTCQARKKMQVSFVIRDAEEKQHRNGVNALQLDSNNGKLYSAGRDAIIRVWNTRTESNDKYIQSMEHHNDWVNDIVLCCNGRNLISASCDTTVKVWNAHKGFCMSTLRTHRDYVQALAYAKDREQVASAGLDKAIFLWDVNTLTALTASNNTVTTSSLTGSKDSIYSLAMNPSGTVIVSGSTENILRIWDPRTCMRSMKLRGHTENVRCLVVSPDGNQVVSGSSDGTIKVWNLGQQRCIQTIHVHKEGVWSLLMSENFQYIISGSRDRNIIVTEMRNPSNKMLVCEEKAPVLSLGYNIDKTGVWATTWNSDIRCWKLPMYDRCTLSSGGMDAQWTMGGTELACIKGGAAIKECTVLNDKRYIITKDSQDQVVVYDVLRVIKKEELGPVDYEEEVKKRNKQVYIPNWFTVDLKTGMPTIVLGQEEVDCFAAWVSIEAGLPECDDPTTEIKINYGKLLLEALLEYWTPPHSMPPNEMEPDVRGNGYFQVPKHTPVIFSEVGGRTVCRLLVRDAAGDSESTLLHETAPQWVTDVVIERNIPKFLKIPFFLQPHPQMTKPERTKKDRLVANEFIQCRKVCEHVLEKVLNAETTPSGGNANNSLQNSQSDANSEGSQLPAEERIELWCNDVIVDPNMDLRTVRHFIWKQSTDLTFQYKTKQNFNFDGSIGDSLERVTRKY; this comes from the exons ATGTTGACGCACAAAACTTGCCAGGCCAGAAAAAAAATGCAG GTTTCCTTTGTGATACGAGACGCGGAGGAGAAACAGCATCGGAATGGCGTTAACGCTCTGCAATTGGATAGCAACAATGGCAAGTTGTATTCGGCGGGTCGAGATGCCATTATACGGGTCTGGAACACACGCACGGAATCCAACGATAAGTATATACAATCTATGGAGCATCACAACGACTGGGTCAACGACATTGTGCTCTGCTGTAACGGCAGAAATT TGATCAGCGCCAGCTGTGATACCACTGTGAAGGTGTGGAATGCACACAAAGGCTTTTGCATGTCCACACTGCGCACGCATCGCGATTATGTGCAGGCGCTGGCATATGCCAAGGATCGGGAACAAGTTGCCAGTGCAGGCCTGGATAAGGCCATATTTTTGTGGGATGTGAATACGCTAACAGCTTTAACTGCCAGCAACAATACCGTTACAACCTCTAGTCTGACAGGCTCGAAGGACTCAATATACAGCCTGGCCATGAATCCCTCCGGAACCGTTATTGTCAGCGGGTCCACGGAGAACATATTGCGCATATGGGATCCGCGAACTTGCATGCGCAGCATGAAGCTGCGCGGCCACACAGAGAACGTACGCTGCCTCGTTGTATCACCGGATGGCAATCAGGTTGTCTCCGGCAGCTCTGATGGCACAATCAAGGTGTGGAACTTGGGCCAACAGCGTTGCATACAAACGATACACGTCCACAAGGAGGGCGTGTGGTCGTTGCTTATGAGCGAGAATTTCCAGTACATTATTTCGGGCAGCAGAGATCGAAATATAATTGTAACGGAAATGCGCAATCCCAGCAACAAGATGCTTGTATGTGAGGAGAAGGCGCCAGTGCTCAGTTTGGGctataatatcgataaaacaGGTGTATGGGCAACTACTTGGAATTCGGATATACGTTGCTGGAAGCTGCCCATGTATGACAGATGCACGCTCAGCTCTGGGGGCATGGATGCACAGTGGACAATGGGTGGCACAGAGCTGGCGTGCATTAAAGGTGGAGCGGCGATCAAGGAATGCACGGTGCTAAACGATAAACGCTATATCATAACAAAAGACTCACAGGATCAGGTTGTGGTCTATGACGTGCTACGTGTGATCAAAAAAGAAGAACTGGGTCCCGTCGACTACGAAGAGGAAGTGAAGAAGCGTAACAAACAAGTCTACATTCCAAATTGGTTTACTGTTGATTTAAAAACCGGC ATGCCAACGATAGTTTTAGGTCAAGAGGAGGTTGATTGCTTTGCGGCTTGGGTATCCATAGAAGCCGGCCTACCTGAATGTGATGATCCAACAACAGAGATCAAA atCAATTATGGAAAGCTTCTTTTGGAGGCACTGCTAGAGTATTGGACTCCGCCCCACAGTATGCCGCCAAATGAAATGGAGCCCGACGTGCGCGGCAATGGCTATTTTCAagtgcccaaacacacaccTGTCATATTTAG TGAGGTGGGTGGACGCACCGTGTGTCGACTGCTGGTGCGCGATGCTGCGGGCGACAGTGAGAGCACACTGCTCCATGAGACGGCGCCGCAATGGGTGACGGACGTTGTGATCGAAAGAAATATACCCAAATTCCTAAAAATACCGTTCTTCCTGCAGCCACATCCACAAATGACCAAGCCCGAGCGCACCAAAAAG GATCGCCTGGTGGCCAACGAGTTTATACAGTGTCGCAAGGTATGCGAGCATGTGCTGGAGAAGGTGCTTAATGCAGAGACAACGCCTAGCGGCGGCAATGCTAATAACTCATTACAAAATAGTCAAAGCGATGCCAATTCGGAGGGATCTCAGCTGCCAGCGGAGGAGCGCATAGAGTTGTGGTGCAACGATGTG ATCGTTGATCCGAATATGGATCTGCGTACAGTGCGTCATTTTATATGGAAGCAATCGACTGATTTAACATTTcaatataaaacaaagcaGAACTTTAACTTTGATG GTTCAATCGGTGATAGCTTGGAGCGCGTGACTCGCAAGTATTGA
- the LOC116651480 gene encoding trafficking protein particle complex subunit 2-like protein, with translation MAFCIAVIGKDNAPLYLATSDLERELDLQYHVHAALDVVEEKCLVGKGAPESKELYLGLLFSTENHKIYGFVTNSRVKFIVVIDSSNIALRENEVRAIFRNLHMLYTDAVCNPFYIPGEQLSSKKFDRAVQKLMSGNA, from the exons ATGGCATTTTGCATTGCTGTGATTGGCAAAGAC AATGCGCCATTGTACTTGGCCACATCCGATTTGGAACGGGAGTTGGATCTGCAATATCATGTACATGCAGCACTCGATGTGGTTGAAGAAAAGTGTCTTGTGGGCAAGGGTGCGCCCGAGTCCAAGGAACTCTACTTGGGCCTGCTCTTTTCCACAGAGAATCATAAAAT CTACGGTTTTGTCACCAATTCACGGGTCAAGTTTATAGTTGTCATCGATTCCAGCAACATCGCATTGCGGGAGAACGAAGTGCGTGCG ATATTTCGCAATTTGCATATGCTTTATACGGACGCTGTTTGCAATCCATTCTACATTCCGGGCGAGCAGCTGAGCTCCAA aaAATTTGATCGAGCAGTGCAGAAGCTTATGAGCGGCAATGCTTAA
- the LOC6636403 gene encoding NADPH:adrenodoxin oxidoreductase, mitochondrial-like yields MSFTRSFVYSRHKLLNIYSCNLSTSAIKYQNVQQSTAAVKRICIVGAGPAGFYAAQYLLKQLSDCTVDIVEKLPVPFGLVRFGVAPDHPEVKNVINTFTKTAEHPRLRFFGNVTLGEDVSLQELRDRYHAVLLTYGADQDRELQLDNERQAPHVISARKFVAWYNGLPGAEQLQPDLSGRDVTIVGQGNVAVDVARMLLSPIDTLKLTDTTEYALEALARSKVERVHLVGRRGPLQAAFTIKELREMLKLPNVETCWRAADFTGIAEQVDKLQRPRRRLTELMLKSLGEQRKPRAAANGKQFLPIFLRAPKAIAANEMEFSITELQENEAAVATEASERLPADLILRSIGYKSSCADAGINFDPKRGHVCNRQGRVLKPGESDAVEPGLYVAGWLCTGPTGVILTTMNGAFAVAKTICDDIANKAVDTASAKPGFEPGSRRIVNWEGWRRIDQHESEAGKAKGKPREKIVSTEQMLRIAGV; encoded by the exons ATGAGTTTCACGCGTAGTTTTGTATATTCCCGacataaattgttaaatatatacagcTGTAATTTGAGTACAAGTGCAATTAAATACCAAAATGTGCAAcagtcaacagcagcagtcaaACGAATTTGCATTGTGGGCGCCGGCCCAGCGGGTTTCTATGCGGCACAATATTTGCTCAAGCAGCTGAGCGACTGCACCGTGGACATCGTGGAGAAGCTGCCGGTGCCGTTCGGATTGGTGCG CTTTGGAGTTGCGCCCGATCATCCGGAGGTCAAGAATGTCATCAACACGTTTACGAAGACGGCGGAGCATCCGCGTTTACGTTTTTTTGGCAACGTAACGCTCGGCGAGGATGTGAGCCTACAGGAGCTGCGGGATCGCTACCATGCCGTGTTGCTCACCTATGGCGCGGATCAGGATcgggagctgcagctggacaACGAGCGGCAGGCACCGCATGTGATATCGGCGCGAAAATTTGTAGCCTGGTATAATGGTCTGCCCGGcgccgagcagctgcagccggaCTTGAGCGGACGTGACGTCACGATTGTGGGCCAGGGCAACGTGGCCGTTGATGTGGCACGCATGTTGCTAAGTCCAATCGACACCCTGAAG CTAACAGATACCACGGAGTATGCCTTGGAGGCACTGGCGCGCAGCAAGGTGGAGCGTGTACACCTGGTGGGTCGACGTGGTCCGCTGCAGGCGGCCTTCACGATTAAAGAGCTGCGCGAGATGCTCAAATTGCCCAATGTCGAGACTTGTTGGCGTGCAGCGGACTTTACGG GCATTGCCGAGCAGGTGGACAAGTTGCAGCGACCACGAAGGCGTCTAACTGAACTGATGCTCAAGAGTCTGGGCGAACAGAGGAAGCCCAGGGCTGCAGCAAATGGCAAGCAATTCCTGCCCATCTTTCTGCGCGCTCCCAAAGCCATTGCGgcaaatgaaatggaatttaGCATAACTGAGCTGCAGGAGAACGAGGCAGCAGTCGCCACTGAGGCTTCCGAACGGCTGCCAGCCGATTTAATTCTACGCAGCATTGGCTATAAATCCAGTTGCGCCGATGCTGGCATCAACTTTGATCCGAAACGTGGTCATGTATGCAATCGCCAGGGCCGTGTGCTGAAGCCCGGCGAATCCGACGCTGTGGAGCCTGGCCTGTAtgtggctggctggctgtgcACTGGACCCACTGGTGTCATTCTGACCACCATGAATGGCGCCTTCGCCGTGGCCAAAACTATCTGCGATGATATTGCAAACAAAGCTGTGGACACAGCCTCAGCAAAGCCTGGCTTTGAGCCGGGCAGCAGGCGCATTGTCAACTGGGAAGGCTGGCGTCGCATCGACCAACACGAAAGCGAGGCGGGCAAGGCCAAGGGCAAGCCGCGCGAGAAAATTGTTAGCACTGAGCAAATGTTGCGCATTGCTGGCGTCTGA
- the LOC116651381 gene encoding CIMIP2 protein GA14893-like — METSITPEPHLVPGYTGHCPENRDRVGKTYGKQTHTLLIDPCSNHAPELIVAPIHAKPDLKDYPTENELKILSDREEFVDSVYRHPIIPGYAGFVPNMFKQTGKRYVAAATAGVAQHETLMQLYRCENRTLRHRDLLESGRGLFEHKLNERLLPHSHYRAPLIPVTPVSKGIKEEKCPPTTEKLRYSKFTSPHFLDDDDSDKFIINGYAAHIPMAVTRFGEPSKVLTHNALCSFSDYMYKRKRDSWCCGQDLSTPAIKCPPVGHFIIYHNNHGMNPSYAGHVPGNMYKFGRTFGKTSYHAKRWLEIHKDLTLLPEIANLDYEY; from the exons ATGGAAACATCCATAACACCTGAGCCACACTTGGTGCCAGG TTATACTGGACACTGTCCGGAGAATCGTGATCGCGTTGGCAAAACCTATGGCAAACAGACGCACACGCTGCTCATTGATCCTTGCAGTAATCATGCGCCCGAGCTGATTGTCGCGCCCATACACGCTAAGCCCGATCTCAAGGATTACCCAACCGAGAATGAGTTGAAGATCTTAAGCGATCGCGAGGAGTTTGTCGACTCCGTCTATCGCCATCCCATAATACCTGGTTATGCGGGCTTTGTGCCCAACATGTTCAAGCAGACGGGCAAACGCTACGTTGCTGCCGCCACCGCGGGCGTGGCTCAGCACGAGACCCTGATGCAGCTGTACCGATGTGAGAATCGCACGCTGCGCCATCGTGATCTGCTCGAGAGTGGCCGCGGCTTGTTCGAGCACAAACTAAACGAGCGACTG CTGCCGCACTCGCATTATCGCGCACCCCTGATACCCGTTACGCCTGTCAGTAAGGGCATCAAGGAGGAGAAGTGCCCGCCAACGACAGAGAAGCTACGCTACAGTAAGTTCACTTCGCCCCACTTCCTAGATGATGATGACTCGGATAAGTTCATCATCAATGGCTATGCTGCCCACATACCCATGGCTGTGACGCGGTTCGGTGAGCCCAGCAAGGTGCTCACGCATAATGCACTCTGCAGCTTCTCGGACTATATGTATAAGAGGAAGAGGGATTCGTGGTGCTGCGGCCAGGACCTGAGCACACCCGCCATAAAGTGTCCGCCAGTGGGacactttattatttatcataaCAATCATGGCATGAATCCCAGCTATGCCGGTCATGTGCCTGGAAATATGTACAAATTCGGGCGAACATTCGGAAAGACCTCATATCATGCTAAGCGCTGGCTTGAAATTCACAAAGATCTCACTCTTTTGCCAGAGATTGCGAATTTGGATTACGAATACTAA
- the LOC116651425 gene encoding uncharacterized protein, which translates to MASTQNKDACTICEKVGLRPLTKDNVFNYYIPLHGLVSYGALSVNVMNPQIVPKLLPKKDLTNVFLISAVVGSAFYIYGRPHLKDIKNNKRGAYALLAATLFSMGSVLAWALIKSALPKDNSLLATLAGLGTGAAIVKIGTDYIHDLDKLKN; encoded by the coding sequence ATGGCTAGCACACAGAATAAAGACGCCTGCACCATTTGCGAGAAAGTTGGTCTAAGACCCCTGACCAAAGACAACGTATTCAACTATTACATACCACTGCACGGTCTCGTAAGCTATGGAGCCCTTAGCGTCAACGTCATGAATCCCCAGATTGTGCCGAAACTATTACCCAAAAAGGATCTGACGAATGTATTCCTGATTTCCGCAGTCGTTGGAAGTGCCTTCTATATTTACGGCCGACCACACTTAAAGGACATTAAGAACAACAAACGCGGAGCGTATGCATTGCTTGCAGCTACGCTGTTTAGCATGGGATCGGTACTGGCCTGGGCACTGATCAAATCCGCGTTGCCTAAGGACAACTCGCTGCTCGCCACGCTAGCCGGCTTGGGAACAGGCGCCGCCATTGTCAAAATTGGTACGGACTACATTCATGACCTTGACAAGCTGAagaactaa
- the LOC6636401 gene encoding F-box/LRR-repeat protein 6-like, which produces MEMSEATKESSTSDVAQSEEQQVDAATTASGKESKDTTSDAAPMDSDNVQAQSEQCSTATTVDINTLTPSTPSQTPPQLLAAEASATPTAASSGTVAAAAIPENILSPPKSETQTDETNTATSTSCSPASEGQRSPTGEADQQQQEQKQKQQPQPTLAPKEEATQKEELELELDKATAVVNGTIPKSGKPLVTALNKKLNKSANTSPRASRARKPKALPMYESEISDNKVGIKLCIKKSDAAAGSSELPVVSAPAPRPPAPAKPARKRVRKPKQQQDSDESEYEPRKKKGGGGSNNGERQKRTSTNASAQQAAEADSEPVEQSAWGHKLPEEVLFRIFEHVVDKEGCLPTLFRLGRVCSLWRQVSLRPTLWRTMDLTTWIKEKYRTELKLKWFVDNRCSACTELNVSNWKISDINCFLAKLSTGCPNLTGITLSGWKGFTSDHLTYLVDNMQKLQRLDLSSINVEMNASKSAVGVNSLCNALQTMGSRLTHLYLAHNRLAGIPNIVSVLATHCPNLTLLDLSNVTTQATSHGVLYIEKLQHGCQKLKVLRVTNSHITPSTASMQEIMDSPGFPNLEELSVAALTDESRIISDDHLQRILKSSSKLKLLDVRNCTRLTHESLIRLPAWDIKHLFLSGCSVTRDMGSGLELIASKWAHSLIELDLAWANVQQPIDNALRALAEKGSESPLAHLNLCGSSVSEEAVKEILTNCVHMSSINLASCRGLPRGVKRLMQGPQELHELREVLGVQLKVQ; this is translated from the exons ATGGAAATGAGTGAAGCGACGAAGGAGTCCTCCACAAGCGATGTAGCGCAGAGTGAGGAGCAGCAAGTGGATGCTGCTACTACGGCCAGCGGCAAAGAATCCAAAGATACCACATCTGATGCAGCACCAATGGACTCGGATAATGTGCAGGCACAAAGCGAGCAATGCTCCACGGCAACCACAGTGGACATCAATACGCTGACTCCGTCGACACCTTCGCAGACGCCGCCACAGCTGCTGGCGGCCGAAGCGAGTGCAACACCGACTGCAGCGTCAAGTGGCACAGTGGCTGCAGCAGCTATACCCGAGAATATACTATCACCACCCAAGTCGGAAACACAAACGGATGAAACAAATACGGCCACATCGACCTCATGCTCGCCGGCTTCTGAGGGTCAGCGGTCGCCTACGGGAGAAGCagatcagcaacaacaagagcaaaaacaaaaacagcagccgcagccaacGTTAGCACCAAAAGAGGAAGCAACGCAGAAggaggagctggagctggaactggaTAAGGCAACAGCTGTTGTTAATGGCACCATACCAAAGTCGGGCAAACCGCTGGTAACGGCGCTCAATAAGAAACTTAACAAGTCAGCCAACACATCGCCGCGAGCGTCACGTGCGCGCAAGCCAAAGGCTTTGCCCATGTACGAGAGCGAAATCAGCGACAACAAAGTTGGCATCAAGCTGTGCATTAAGAAGTCCGATGCGGCTGCTGGATCATCAGAATTGCCAGTGGTCTCTGCGCCGGCCCCAAGGCCACCAGCGCCAGCGAAGCCGGCACGCAAGCGCGTTCgcaaaccaaaacaacaacaggacaGCGACGAGAGTGAGTATGAGCCGCGCAAGAAGAAGGGTGGTGGGGGCAGCAACAACGGCGAGCGCCAGAAAAGGACATCAACAAACGCCTCTGCTCAGCAGGCGGCAGAAGCGGACAGCGAGCCGGTTGAGCAGAGTGCCTGGGGCCATAAGTTACCTGAAGAAGTGCTCTTTCGT ATTTTTGAACATGTTGTCGATAAGGAGGGCTGCCTGCCCACCCTATTTCGGTTGGGTCGTGTGTGCTCGCTGTGGCGACAGGTCTCGCTGAGACCAACGCTATGGCGCACCATGGATTTGACCACCTGGATTAAGGAAAAGTACCGAACGGAACTTAAACTGAAATGGTTTGTGGACAATCGTTGCAGTGCTTGCACCGAATTAAATGTCT CCAATTGGAAGATATCAGACATCAATTGCTTTCTGGCAAAGCTCTCCACTGGCTGTCCAAATCTGACGGGCATCACGCTATCTGGCTGGAAAGGCTTCACATCGGATCATTTGACGTATCTTGTCGATAATATGCAAAAGCTACAGCGCTTAGACTTAAGCTCAATTAAT GTCGAAATGAATGCTAGCAAGAGCGCTGTTGGCGTTAACTCACTTTGCAATGCGCTCCAGACCATGGGCAGTCGCTTGACCCACCTTTACTTGGCACACAACCGTCTAGCTGGAATTCCCAATATTGTCAGCGTACTTGCG ACGCATTGTCCAAATTTGACGCTCCTAGATCTCTCAAACGTAACCACACAAGCTACATCGCACGGCGTGCTGTACATCGAGAAGCTGCAGCATGGTTGCCAGAAGCTTAAGGTGCTGCGTGTCACCAACTCCCACATAACGCCGAGTACGGCCAGCATGCAGGAGATT aTGGACTCGCCAGGTTTTCCCAATCTAGAGGAGCTCTCCGTGGCAGCTTTGACCGATGAATCCCGCATCATAAGTGATGACCATCTACAACGTATATTAAAGAGTAGCTCTAAGTTAAAGCTACTGGATGTGCGCAATTGCACACGTCTGACGCACGAAAGCTTAATACGTTTGCCAGCCTGGGATATTAAGCATTTATTTCTCTCCGGCTGCTCGGTCACCCGTGATATGGG ATCGGGTCTGGAACTTATTGCGTCCAAATGGGCGCATAGTCTAATCGAACTGGATCTGGCCTGGGCTAACGTCCAGCAGCCCATAGACAATGCTTTGCGCGCACTGGCTGAGAAAGGCAGCGAGTCTCCATTGGC TCACTTAAATCTATGCGGCTCATCAGTATCTGAGGAGGCGGTTAAGGAAATACTCACGAACTGTGTGCACATGAGCTCAATAAATCTTGCATCATGCCGCGGCTTGCCCCGTGGCGTTAAGCGCCTTATGCAGGGACCACAGGAGCTGCATGAACTGCGCGAGGTGCTCGGTGTGCAATTAAAAGTGCAGTAG
- the LOC116651405 gene encoding protein Vhl-like isoform X2 yields MAMQIARNNREWGEHLRAMPQEEVEVYVLFVNTTNRTLDLYWVRDPDTENIQRLFFPVRIRVPRNPQQPEDLCDVRSQILIHFPLRTLKENCLWLIVRWLKRTYDAPREYINSYMIPVTLKQQMHILLNTIEAYCSQANQMRRRMRNRR; encoded by the exons ATGGCGATGCAGATTGCACGCAACAATCGCGAATGGGGCGAACACCTACGAGCAATGCCCCAGGAAGAAGTCGAGGTCTACGTGCTGTTTGTCAACACAACAAATCGCACATTGGATTTGTACTGGGTACGCGATCCGGACACGGAAAACATTCAG CGTTTGTTTTTTCCTGTGCGCATACGCGTGCCCAGAAATCCGCAACAGCCGGAAGATCTGTGCGATGTACGAAGCCAAATCCTGATACACTTTCCGCTGCGCACACTGAAGGAGAACTGCTTGTGGCTCATTGTCAGATGGCTGAAGCGTACCTACGATGCACCACGAGAGTACATCAATAGCTACATGATACCTGTAACACTGAAGCAACAGATGCATATCTTGCTCAACACCATCGAGGCCTACTGCAGCCAGGCGAACCAAATGAGGCGGCGCATGAGAAATCGTCGGTAG
- the LOC138911468 gene encoding uncharacterized protein, which yields MWTAAALLVLCLFCQLTLVPATPAPIWSLDQVGSYFNGIFRSIVGPLFGFGNDDARNTTPSN from the exons ATGTGGACGGCTGCTGCTCTGCTTGTGCTGTGCCTGTTTTGCCAGCTAACGCTTGTGCCCGCGACGCCTGCGCCCATATGGAGTCTCGACCAGGTGGGCT CTTACTTTAATGGCATCTTTCGCTCTATTGTTGGACCGCTTTTTGGGTTTGGCAACGACGATGCCCGCAATACAACCCCCAGCAATTAG
- the LOC116651405 gene encoding protein Vhl-like isoform X1 — MAMQIARNNREWGEHLRAMPQEEVEVYVLFVNTTNRTLDLYWVRDPDTENIQVTLKPNEGVPVNTYNTHIWFFRDYYTGERMHVRSQRLFFPVRIRVPRNPQQPEDLCDVRSQILIHFPLRTLKENCLWLIVRWLKRTYDAPREYINSYMIPVTLKQQMHILLNTIEAYCSQANQMRRRMRNRR, encoded by the coding sequence ATGGCGATGCAGATTGCACGCAACAATCGCGAATGGGGCGAACACCTACGAGCAATGCCCCAGGAAGAAGTCGAGGTCTACGTGCTGTTTGTCAACACAACAAATCGCACATTGGATTTGTACTGGGTACGCGATCCGGACACGGAAAACATTCAGGTAACATTAAAGCCGAACGAGGGAGTGCCCGTAAATACGTATAATACGCACATTTGGTTCTTTCGCGATTATTATACTGGCGAACGTATGCATGTGCGGTCGCAGCGTTTGTTTTTTCCTGTGCGCATACGCGTGCCCAGAAATCCGCAACAGCCGGAAGATCTGTGCGATGTACGAAGCCAAATCCTGATACACTTTCCGCTGCGCACACTGAAGGAGAACTGCTTGTGGCTCATTGTCAGATGGCTGAAGCGTACCTACGATGCACCACGAGAGTACATCAATAGCTACATGATACCTGTAACACTGAAGCAACAGATGCATATCTTGCTCAACACCATCGAGGCCTACTGCAGCCAGGCGAACCAAATGAGGCGGCGCATGAGAAATCGTCGGTAG
- the LOC6636405 gene encoding CIMIP2 protein GA14893-like, with the protein MAYSNRGFDFYLPSGGWCNPKDDMYFRRSVEWVPVRSAGIGRSFATTNGVIYPRVIGLLPRYGGHVPGEIYNVGHSFGRSTVDAKRWLALHHE; encoded by the exons ATGGCTTATTCGAATC GTGGTTTCGATTTTTATCTGCCGTCGGGCGGCTGGTGCAATCCAAAGGATGACATGTACTTTCGGCGCAGCGTCGAGTGGGTGCCCGTGCGCAGCGCTGGCATTGGACGCTCATTTGCGACTACCAACGGCGTTATATATCCGCGGGTGATCGGTTTGTTGCCACGCTACGGTGGGCATGTGCCCGGCGAGATATATAACGTGGGGCATTCCTTTGGGCGTTCTACCGTCGACGCCAAACGCTGGCTGGCCCTGCATcatgagtaa